DNA from Arthrobacter sp. StoSoilB19:
CTCGAAGAGGTTCCCACGGTCCGGCCACCCAGGAACCCGGTGGCCCTGCCCAGCGCCACGGGACGCATCGACTTCAACGGCGTCGAGTTCCGCTATGGCGACGGTCCGTTGGTGGTGCCGCGCCTGGACCTGCACATCCCGGCCGGACAGACAGTGGCGCTGGTGGGACAAACGGGCGCTGGAAAATCCACCCTGGCCAAACTCATCGCCCGGTTCTACGACGTCACCTCGGGAACGCTCACCCTGGACGGCGTGGACCTCCGCGACCTGGCCACCACCGACCTCCGCCGGAACATCGTCATGGTCACCCAGGAGGCCTTCCTGTTCAGCGGCTCGGTGGCGGACAACATCGCCCTGGGCCGGCCGGAGGCATCACGCGCCGAAATCGAAGAGGCCGCCAAGGCAGTTGGCGCCCACGAATTCATCCTTGAACTTCCCGAGGGCTACGACACCGACGTCAACAAGCGCGGCGGCAGGGTCTCCTCCGGCCAGCGGCAGCTGATCAGCTTTGCCAGGGCGTTCCTGGCGCAGCCGGCCGTGCTGATCCTGGACGAGGCAACCTCCTCACTGGACATCCCGTCCGAACGCCTGGTGCAGGCCGCACTGGCCCGCCTGCTGGCCGGCACGGAAGCCAGACGCCGGACGGCGTTGATCATCGCCCACCGCTTGTCCACGGTGGAGACGGCGGACCGTGTCCTGGTGGTGCACGACGGGCGGATCGTGGAGGACGGCACGCCGGAGGAACTGATCGGCGGCGGCGGACGCTTCGCCGACCTGCATGGGGCGTGGAAGGACTCCCTGGTCTGACCCGCGTCCCGCCCCGGACCGGGCTGGACCGGGCTGGATTTCGCATCGGGACCCGGAATCGGCTATCCTTGTAAAGTTGCTTTTGCAGCGGATCGGGATGTAGCGCAGCTTGGTAGCGCGCTTCGTTCGGGACGAAGAGGTCGCAGGTTCAAATCCTGTCATCCCGACCATAACGAAAAGAGGGTCTCCTTGCGGAGGCCCTCTTTTTTGTCTCGATGTGGTCACGGCCCGGCACCCCGGGATTAAAACGAGTGGCCCCGGAGCTGTTGCTCCGGAGCCACTCCCGCCTCCTGTGTGAGGAAGCTGTTTAAGCGGGATCAGGCCAGTTGCCCACGTACGTTGTGTAGGTAGTATCGGTCTTCTTGTCCTTCTTCACCTTTGCTGAGGCGGGATCAGGCCAGTTACCAACAGCTACCGACACACCCGAATTATCGGCGACGGAACCTGAAGCCAGGACGGCCGGAGCCGCCGCAGAAAAAGCCAGGGCCCCAGCCAGGACGGCCGCGGTTGCGATCTTCTTCAACATATAAGTTCCTCAATACGAGTCGGATTCGTTACAAAGCCAGCACTGTCCTTGTTGACACACATTGTAAAATATTTTCCACAGGGGCTGTCAAGCATTCGGCAGCCCAAGTGTCCAGAAGGAGGAAACGCGTGGGCAACGGGTTCGGAGAAAAGCTCCGCGCGGAGCGCCTGGAGCGTGGACTGACACAGGCCGAACTGGGCAAGGACCTGTATTCACCCAGCTACATTTCGCTGCTGGAAACCGGCCGCCGGGAGCCGACAGCCGAAGTAATTGAAGAATTGGCACGCAGATTGGAACTGGCCCCCAAGGCGCTGGAGGCTTGGAGCCAGCCAATTTCCGTGAGCGACGCCGAGTACGTGCTGGCAGGCCTCTATGCCCGCCAGGCGTGGGACCTTCGTGATTATCCACTGGCGGCAAGCCACGCTGCCACGGCCGCGAAGATTGCCCTCGAGGGGCGGAACACCAGCGCCTGGTGGAACATGACCTATATGCAGGCCGAATGCCTCATCAAGCAGGGAAACTGGCGCGAAGCCCAGAAGATCATGGAGCACTTGCTGGAGCACCCCATGGCCAGGGAATCCGCCGGCCTTGCCGTACGGGCACACCAGATGCTGGCCGGTATCTACCAGGGACAAGGCCAGCTGAGCCTTGCCGTGGACCAGGGGATCCAGGCAGTGGACCTCTGCAGGCAGCTGCCCAAGGGATCCACCCTGATCATCAACGCCCATCACGCGCTGATCGGGGCGCTTGCAGAAAGCGGGCGGCTCGACGAGGCCTGGAAGTATTGCCAGGCCATGATCGACCACGTGGATGAGCTTTCCATGACGCAGCTCGCCGGCGAGGTGGCCTGGGTTGTGGGGAACGTTGCGTTCATGCGGCATGACTACACGGAAGGCGTCAAACACCATGAGCGGGCAGCACGCCTGCTCTCCCCCGCCAATGACATCGAACTGTGGGCCCGGTTCAACAAGGCCTCCGCAGCCGTCCGGCTTTCCTCGGGCATCGTGGAGCCGGAGACCCTGTCGGCAATCGAACGTGCCGAACTGGCCTTGTCGATTGTGGGTGGGAACAAGTCCGATCAGCTGGAGGTCGCCTTCATCCGTGCCCGCTGGCTGTACCTGACCGGGGACATTGTGGCCGCCGTCGAAAAGCTGCGGGAAATCCACGCCGAACGCGCGGAGCTCGCCAAGCACACCGCGGGTGAAGTTTCCCTCCTCCTGGGCAAGTCCCTCAAGGCCGCGGGTGATACGGACGAAGCACTGGTGCATCTCGAGGAAGCCCAAAAGGCCTTCGCCACTGCCGGCGCCCAGGACCGGGTTCAACAGGCGCTGGACGCGATCCTCGAGATTAAGCTGGCGCAGAAACGCGCCGCCGCTGCGGCTGCGAAAGCCAGCTGACCAGGCCAGGTAAACCCGCAGTGCGGGCTTACCTGGCTTCCGGTTGTTCTAGGAGAACGCCTTCCCCGTGATCTTCTCGTATGCTTCGACGTAGCGGCTGCGGGTCCGTTCCACTACTTCAGCGGGGAGCGCCGGCGGCGGCGTGTCCGAGGCCTTGTCCCAGCCGGACTCCGCCGATGTCAGCCAGTCCCGCACATACTGTTTGTCGTAGGACGGCTGGGCCTGGCCCGGCTTGTAGGTGGCAGCGTCCCAGAAACGCGAGGAATCCGGGGTCAGCACCTCGTCGCCCAGGGTGATCGACCCGGAGGCTGCGTCGTAGCCGAACTCCACCTTGGTGTCCGCCAGGATGATGCCGCGCTCCCGGGCGATCTTTTCCGCCGTCGTGTAAATCTTCAGCGTCAACTCACTGAGGCGGCCCGCGATGTCGTCGCCCACCAGCGCCACTACGGCGTCGTAGGTGATGTTCTCATCATGCTCCCCGATCAGCGCTTTGGCCGACGGCGTGAAGATGGCGTGCTCCAGCCGGGATCCGTCCACCAGCCCTTCCGGCAGCGGGATGTTGCATACGGTTCCGGAGGCCTTGTACTCCTGCAGGCCGGAGCCCGTGAGGTAGCCGCGGGCGATGCATTCCACCGGGAACATGTCCAGCTTCTTGCAGATCATGGCCCGGCCTTCAACCTCGGCCGGGACGCCGTCCTCCACCGTGGAGCCGAGCACATGGTGTTCCACGCCCAACTGGTCGAACCACCAGAGGCTCAGTTGCGTGAGGATGCGTCCCTTGTCCGGGATTTCGCTGGACAGCACATGGTCAAAGGCGCTGATGCGGTCGCTGGCCACCACCAGTACGCAGTCCTGCCCAACGCGCTGCAGGATGGATTCGTCGGCGGGCTCATAGAGGTCGCGTACCTTGCCGGAGTAGACGTGGGTCCAGCCGGGAAGATCCAGTGTTTTGGTGGCGTAGCCGCGGTTCTCTCGGTTTTCAGTCATGTCAGGCCTTTGCTTTCACGATGGGCATCGAACCGGTGGCGCCGTAAGGAACCTTGATCTCGCCACGGGCGGCTTTGCGGGCGATGTCGGTGCGGAACTGCGCCCCGTCCAGCTGGACCAGCTCCACGCCGTCGTACGCTTTCTCGCGCGCCTCCACCAGGTCACTGCCCAGGGCGACAACCGCCAGGACACGGCCGCCGGCGGACACCACCTTGCCTTCCTTGTCCAGGGCGGTTCCGGCGTGGATAACGTGCACGCCGTCGAGCGCTTCCACTTTCTTGAGGCCACGGATCCGGTCACCGGTGCGGGGCGTGTCCGGGTAGTTTTCGGAGGCAATAACGACGGCGACGGCGGCCTCCTTGGACCACCGCAGCTCCTCAGCCTTATCCAGTTCGCCCTTGGCGGCGGCCATCAGCAGCGCACCGAGGGGGGTCTTGAGCCGGGCGAGGACGGCCTGGGTTTCCGGGTCGCCGAAGCGGACGTTGAACTCGATCACGCGGGTGCCGCGTGACGTGAGGGCCAGGCCGACGAACAGCACACCGACGAAAGGGGTGCCGCGGCGGGCCATCTCGTTGACGGTGGGCTGGGCCACGCGTTCAAGGACTTCCTGCACCAGCCCCTCGGGGGCCCACTCAAGCGGGGTATAGGCACCCATGCCGCCGGTGTTGGGCCCTTCGTCATTGTCGAAAATGCGCTTGAAGTCCTGGGCGGGCGAGAGCGCCACCGTGTTCTGCCCGTCGCAGAGCACAAAGAGGGAAACCTCCGGGCCGTCCAGGAACTCCTCGATGACCACGGAGCCGCCGGCGTCGAAGCAGGACTGGGCATGCGCCAAAGCTTCATCGCGGTTGCGGGTGACAACAACACCCTTGCCCGCGGCGAGTCCATCGTCCTTCACCACGTAGGGGGCGCCGAAGGTGTCCAGTGCCGATGCTGCTTCCTCGGCGTTGGTGGCCACCATGGCCATCGCCGTGGGGACGCCGGCTTCCGCCATGACCTCCTTGGCGAAGGCCTTTGAGGCCTCCAGCTGGGCTGCTGCCTTGCTGGGTCCGAAGACGGGGATCCCGGCTTCGCGGACGGCGTCCGATACGCCTGCGGCCAGCGGAGCTTCCGGGCCCACCACCACGAGGTCCACACCGAGCCGTGCGGCCAGCCCGGCGACCGCGTCGGGATCGTTGCCGTTGATGTCGTAGGTGGGAACCAGTTTGCTGATGCCGGCATTGCCAGGTGCCGCGTGGACCTCGGACACGTTGGGGTCGGCGAGCAGGGAGCGGACAATGGCGTGTTCGCGGCCTCCGGGGCCAATGACGAGTACCTTCACAGTGTCCAAGGGTACTTTGTGCACCCTCCCCGCTCCTAAGCTGTGTCCTCCCCCGCCTGGTCAATCCGGAGTCCCGCCCGCTCCGAACCATACATATGACAAAGCTGCGAAACAGGATGACAGGCGCCGGAACCATGGCCGCGTTGGCAGGCGTGGTGGCAGCCGCCGTCGTACTTGCCGTTGCGGAGCTGATTGGCGCATTTTTTACCGCCCGCGCCACCCCCCTCTTTGCCCTGGGGTCCACCTTCATCGACTTCACGCCGCCGTGGCTCAAGGACTTTGCGATCGCCACGTTCGGCACCAACGACAAGACAGCGCTATTCGTGGGCATGGGCCTGACCATTGCGGTGCTCGCCTGCATCCTGGGCGTGGTGGCCTACCGGAAATGGGCCCTCGGCGTCCTGGGTGTACTTTTCATGGGGGCCGTGATCGTGGCCAGCGTGGTGACCCGCGCCGGCGTCGGCGCCGCTGACGCCATCCCTTCGGTGCTGGGAACCCTGGCCGGACTGGTGGTCCTGCACCGCCTGATGGTGCCGCTGTGGGGGCTGAAGGCGTGGCCGGAAGCGCCGGCGGATACAGCGTCCGACGGCGGCGAACGGCCTGGGGGCGAAGGCACCAGCCGCCGGCGCTTCTTCGCCACTGCCGGGATCACGGCCGTAGCCGCGGGCATCGCCGCCACCGGTGGGCGGCTGCTGGCTGCGGCGCGCAGCAATGTGGCCCAGGCCCGTGAAGCGTTGAGCCTGCCAACGCCGGCGAAAGCTGCAGCCGCCGTACCGGCCGGGGTCCAGTCCACGGTCCCCGGCGTCCCGCCGTGGCTGACGCCCAACGGCGAGTTCTACCGGATCGATACGGCTTTGAGCGTGCCGGAAATCAACGTTGACGACTGGGAACTGCGCGTTCACGGGCTGGTGGAGCAGGAAGTGACGCTCACCTTCCAGGACCTGCTCGACGCCGAGCTGATCGAATCCCACGTCACGCTCACCTGCGTGTCCAATCCAGTGGGCGGCAACCTCGCCGGAAACGCCAAGTGGCTGGGCCTGCCCATCCGTGAGGTGCTGGCGCGCGCCAAGCCCAAAGAAGGAGCAGACATGGTGCTGTCAAAGTCCATCGACGGCTTCAGCGCTTCCACTCCCCTTGAGGTCCTGCAGGATGACAGGGACGCCATGCTGGCCATCGGCATGAACGGTGAGCCGCTTCCGCTGGAGCACGGCTACCCCGTGCGGATGGTGGTCCCCGGACTGTACGGGTTTGTGTCCGCCACCAAATGGGTGGTGGACCTGGAGGTCACCCGTTTCGCGGACAGCAAGGCCTACTGGACCGAGCGCGGCTGGTCCGAGCGCGGCCCCATCAAGACGATGGCCCGCGTGGACGTGCCCAAGTCCTTCGCGAAGGTGCCGGCCGGAAAAGTCGCGGTGGGCGGCACCGCATGGGCCCAAACTCGCGGCATCAGCAAAGTGGAAATCCAGATCGACAACGGCGGGTGGGCGGAAGCCACCCTCTCCGCCGAAGCGTCCACCGTTACCTGGCGCCAGTGGTCCTACGAGTGGGACGCCACGCCCGGCCCCCACTACATCAAGGTACGGGCAACCGACGGGACCGGGGCGGTCCAAACCGACCAGCGCGCAGATCCCGTGCCTGACGGTGCGTCAGGCTGGCAGTCGATAATGGTCACCGTGCAGTAGGCCGCAGCCCGGAGTGCCCGGGCTTCTGCGGGGCTGGCCCATAGACTGGCAGTATGCCGCATAATCCGCATGCCACCTTCACTGTTGACTCCGCCGTCGAACTGGCCGTGATCGAACGCAGCGGCTTTGTGGAGTCGCGGCACATCGGTTCCGCCGTGCTCCTGTCCGCCGACGGCTCGGTGGTCACCGAACTCGGAGACATCAACACGCCCATCTTCGCGCGGTCCACGCTCAAGCCGTTCCAGGCATTGGCCGCCATGCAGTCCGGGGTTCCGCTGCGGGGCGCGCAGGTGGCCATTGCCTGCGGAAGCCACACGGGCTCCCTGGACCACATGGACGTGGTGGCGGGCATGCTCAAGGCCGCCGGAGTCCGTGAAGACCAGCTGCAGTGCCCCGAGGCCTGGCCGCAGGATGAAACGGCCCGGAACTGGCTGGTGCGCTCCGAAAAGGGCAAGTCGCGGCTGGCGTACAACTGCTCCGGAAAGCACGCCGCTTTCCTGTGGGCCTGCACGGAAAACGGGTGGGACACGCACAGCTACCTGGAGCCGAACCACCCGCTGCAGCAGCGCGTGCGCACCGTTGTGGAGGAATACACGGGTGAGAAGATCGCCCACCTGGGGATCGACGGCTGCGGCGCCCCCGTGGCGGCTGTCTCCCTGAAAGGCCTGGCCAGGGCTTACTCCCAGCTCGCCAAGGCTCCCGGGGACCAGAGCTTCAGCGCCAGGGCCGCCACCATCGCCACTTCGATGCTCGATTACCCATGGGCGGTACAGGGCCGTGGCGAGGCCAACACCCTGGTGATGGACGAGCTGGAGATCATCGCCAAGATCGGGGCAGAGGGGGTGCTGGCCATGGCCACTCCGCAGGGCGTGTCCGTGGCCGTCAAGATCCTGGACGGAAACATCAGGGCCACCTCGCTGGTGGCCCTGACGCTGCTCGCCGCGGCGGGGGCCGTGGAGATCCCGGGAGTTGCCAGCGCCCTGGAGCAGGTTGTGGAACCGGTGATGGGCGGCGGACGGCCGGTAGGAAAGATCCGCCTGGGCCCCGCTGTTTCCGCCCTCCTGGACTGACACCCCTTCCCACACCAGACATCAAAGGAAGGCTGACCGCATGGCCGTAGCCCGCCGTCGTATTGACGTCCAGCAAGGCAAAGCAGCACTGAACGCATGGCTGGAAGCTGCCCAGCCGTCGTCGGACGCTCCCTTGCCGCGAACCGTCCTGGCCACTGCCGTCAGGTACTCGCTGGAGGAGCTGACGGCGCGTGCACCGGGAAACTCCGTGGAGGTGCGCGTCCCGCCGTTCGGCGTCACCCAGTGCGTTGAGGGCCCGCG
Protein-coding regions in this window:
- a CDS encoding phosphoribosylaminoimidazolesuccinocarboxamide synthase, producing MTENRENRGYATKTLDLPGWTHVYSGKVRDLYEPADESILQRVGQDCVLVVASDRISAFDHVLSSEIPDKGRILTQLSLWWFDQLGVEHHVLGSTVEDGVPAEVEGRAMICKKLDMFPVECIARGYLTGSGLQEYKASGTVCNIPLPEGLVDGSRLEHAIFTPSAKALIGEHDENITYDAVVALVGDDIAGRLSELTLKIYTTAEKIARERGIILADTKVEFGYDAASGSITLGDEVLTPDSSRFWDAATYKPGQAQPSYDKQYVRDWLTSAESGWDKASDTPPPALPAEVVERTRSRYVEAYEKITGKAFS
- a CDS encoding molybdopterin-dependent oxidoreductase — encoded protein: MTKLRNRMTGAGTMAALAGVVAAAVVLAVAELIGAFFTARATPLFALGSTFIDFTPPWLKDFAIATFGTNDKTALFVGMGLTIAVLACILGVVAYRKWALGVLGVLFMGAVIVASVVTRAGVGAADAIPSVLGTLAGLVVLHRLMVPLWGLKAWPEAPADTASDGGERPGGEGTSRRRFFATAGITAVAAGIAATGGRLLAAARSNVAQAREALSLPTPAKAAAAVPAGVQSTVPGVPPWLTPNGEFYRIDTALSVPEINVDDWELRVHGLVEQEVTLTFQDLLDAELIESHVTLTCVSNPVGGNLAGNAKWLGLPIREVLARAKPKEGADMVLSKSIDGFSASTPLEVLQDDRDAMLAIGMNGEPLPLEHGYPVRMVVPGLYGFVSATKWVVDLEVTRFADSKAYWTERGWSERGPIKTMARVDVPKSFAKVPAGKVAVGGTAWAQTRGISKVEIQIDNGGWAEATLSAEASTVTWRQWSYEWDATPGPHYIKVRATDGTGAVQTDQRADPVPDGASGWQSIMVTVQ
- the purD gene encoding phosphoribosylamine--glycine ligase — encoded protein: MKVLVIGPGGREHAIVRSLLADPNVSEVHAAPGNAGISKLVPTYDINGNDPDAVAGLAARLGVDLVVVGPEAPLAAGVSDAVREAGIPVFGPSKAAAQLEASKAFAKEVMAEAGVPTAMAMVATNAEEAASALDTFGAPYVVKDDGLAAGKGVVVTRNRDEALAHAQSCFDAGGSVVIEEFLDGPEVSLFVLCDGQNTVALSPAQDFKRIFDNDEGPNTGGMGAYTPLEWAPEGLVQEVLERVAQPTVNEMARRGTPFVGVLFVGLALTSRGTRVIEFNVRFGDPETQAVLARLKTPLGALLMAAAKGELDKAEELRWSKEAAVAVVIASENYPDTPRTGDRIRGLKKVEALDGVHVIHAGTALDKEGKVVSAGGRVLAVVALGSDLVEAREKAYDGVELVQLDGAQFRTDIARKAARGEIKVPYGATGSMPIVKAKA
- a CDS encoding sterol carrier family protein yields the protein MAVARRRIDVQQGKAALNAWLEAAQPSSDAPLPRTVLATAVRYSLEELTARAPGNSVEVRVPPFGVTQCVEGPRHTRGTPPNVIECDAATWLAMVTGQMEWADAVSAGKVAASGLRADLSALLPL
- a CDS encoding asparaginase — protein: MPHNPHATFTVDSAVELAVIERSGFVESRHIGSAVLLSADGSVVTELGDINTPIFARSTLKPFQALAAMQSGVPLRGAQVAIACGSHTGSLDHMDVVAGMLKAAGVREDQLQCPEAWPQDETARNWLVRSEKGKSRLAYNCSGKHAAFLWACTENGWDTHSYLEPNHPLQQRVRTVVEEYTGEKIAHLGIDGCGAPVAAVSLKGLARAYSQLAKAPGDQSFSARAATIATSMLDYPWAVQGRGEANTLVMDELEIIAKIGAEGVLAMATPQGVSVAVKILDGNIRATSLVALTLLAAAGAVEIPGVASALEQVVEPVMGGGRPVGKIRLGPAVSALLD
- a CDS encoding helix-turn-helix transcriptional regulator, giving the protein MGNGFGEKLRAERLERGLTQAELGKDLYSPSYISLLETGRREPTAEVIEELARRLELAPKALEAWSQPISVSDAEYVLAGLYARQAWDLRDYPLAASHAATAAKIALEGRNTSAWWNMTYMQAECLIKQGNWREAQKIMEHLLEHPMARESAGLAVRAHQMLAGIYQGQGQLSLAVDQGIQAVDLCRQLPKGSTLIINAHHALIGALAESGRLDEAWKYCQAMIDHVDELSMTQLAGEVAWVVGNVAFMRHDYTEGVKHHERAARLLSPANDIELWARFNKASAAVRLSSGIVEPETLSAIERAELALSIVGGNKSDQLEVAFIRARWLYLTGDIVAAVEKLREIHAERAELAKHTAGEVSLLLGKSLKAAGDTDEALVHLEEAQKAFATAGAQDRVQQALDAILEIKLAQKRAAAAAAKAS